From the Arthrobacter sp. PM3 genome, one window contains:
- the treZ gene encoding malto-oligosyltrehalose trehalohydrolase, giving the protein MTLPAHGTARFDLWAPEADAVTLVAGGERYPMVRRDGAAGDPTAGWWTAPGAPASGDVDYGYLVDGDSTPLPDPRSRRQPEGVHALSRTFDAGQHRWTDGQWAGRDLRGAVIYELHVGTFTPEGTLDAAAGKLDYLAGLGIDFVELLPVNGFNGTHNWGYDGVLWYAVHEGYGGPAAYQRFVDAAHAAGLGVIQDVVYNHLGPSGNYLPRFGPYLKSGEGNTWGDSVNLDGPGSDEVRRYILDNAAMWLRDYHVDGLRLDAVHAFRDERAVHLLEEFGALADQVSAETGRPATMIAESDLNDPRLLYPRDANGYGLAGQWSDDFHHAVHVNVSGEATGYYADFESLAALAKVLERGFFHDGSYSSFRGRHHGRPISQALVHPAALVVCSQNHDQVGNRATGDRLSQTLGYGQLALAAVATLTSPFTPMLFMGEEYGATTPWQFFTSHPEPELGTATAEGRIKEFERMGWDAAVVPDPQDPQTFTRSKLNWAEAGEGDHARLLELYRALIALRRSTPDLAGAGFGETAVDFSEDDGWLRLRRGSAEVAMNFSAETRRIPVGGGSLALTTDDGVLLDAAGRLELPGHSAAILIN; this is encoded by the coding sequence ATGACTCTGCCCGCACACGGGACCGCACGATTCGACCTCTGGGCACCGGAGGCGGACGCCGTCACGCTCGTCGCCGGCGGCGAGCGGTACCCCATGGTCCGCCGCGACGGCGCCGCCGGGGACCCGACGGCCGGCTGGTGGACGGCCCCCGGCGCGCCGGCGTCGGGGGACGTGGACTACGGATACCTGGTGGACGGGGACTCCACGCCGTTGCCGGACCCGCGGTCCCGGCGGCAGCCCGAGGGCGTGCACGCGCTCTCCCGCACGTTCGACGCCGGACAGCACCGCTGGACGGACGGGCAGTGGGCCGGCCGGGACCTCCGGGGCGCCGTCATCTACGAACTGCACGTCGGCACCTTCACCCCGGAGGGAACGCTGGACGCCGCGGCCGGGAAGCTGGACTACCTGGCCGGGCTCGGCATCGATTTCGTTGAACTGCTGCCGGTCAACGGGTTCAACGGCACGCACAACTGGGGCTACGACGGCGTCCTCTGGTACGCCGTGCATGAGGGCTACGGCGGCCCGGCCGCGTACCAGCGCTTCGTGGACGCCGCCCATGCCGCCGGCCTCGGCGTCATCCAGGACGTCGTCTACAACCACCTCGGCCCCAGCGGGAACTACCTCCCGCGGTTCGGGCCGTACCTCAAATCCGGGGAGGGCAACACCTGGGGCGACTCCGTCAACCTGGACGGCCCGGGGTCCGATGAGGTCCGCCGCTACATCCTGGACAACGCCGCAATGTGGCTAAGGGACTACCACGTGGACGGCCTGCGGCTGGACGCCGTGCACGCCTTCAGGGACGAGCGCGCGGTGCACCTGCTCGAGGAGTTCGGTGCGCTGGCCGATCAGGTCTCCGCGGAGACGGGGCGTCCGGCCACCATGATCGCGGAATCGGACCTGAACGATCCGCGCCTGCTTTACCCGCGGGACGCCAACGGCTACGGCCTGGCCGGGCAGTGGAGCGATGACTTCCACCACGCCGTCCACGTCAACGTCAGCGGCGAGGCCACCGGCTACTACGCCGACTTCGAGTCCCTGGCCGCCCTGGCCAAGGTCCTGGAACGCGGCTTCTTCCATGACGGCAGCTACTCCAGCTTCCGCGGCCGCCACCACGGCCGGCCCATCAGCCAGGCCCTGGTCCACCCTGCAGCGCTGGTGGTCTGCAGCCAGAACCACGACCAGGTCGGCAACCGGGCCACCGGGGACCGGCTGTCCCAGACCCTGGGCTACGGGCAGCTGGCGCTCGCCGCCGTCGCCACCCTGACCTCGCCGTTCACACCCATGCTCTTCATGGGCGAGGAATACGGGGCCACCACGCCCTGGCAGTTCTTCACCTCGCACCCGGAGCCCGAACTGGGCACAGCGACGGCCGAGGGCCGGATCAAGGAGTTCGAACGCATGGGGTGGGATGCCGCCGTCGTGCCCGATCCGCAGGACCCGCAGACCTTCACCCGGTCCAAACTGAACTGGGCCGAGGCCGGTGAAGGGGACCACGCCCGGCTCCTGGAGCTCTACCGGGCACTCATCGCGCTGCGCCGCAGCACACCGGACCTCGCGGGTGCAGGGTTCGGGGAGACCGCCGTCGACTTCAGCGAGGACGACGGCTGGCTCCGGCTGCGCCGCGGGTCCGCGGAAGTGGCGATGAACTTCTCCGCCGAAACCCGGCGGATACCCGTTGGCGGCGGCTCGCTCGCCCTGACCACCGACGACGGCGTCCTTCTCGACGCGGCCGGACGGCTTGAGCTCCCGGGCCACAGCGCCGCGATTCTCATCAACTAA
- the treY gene encoding malto-oligosyltrehalose synthase — protein sequence MRTPASTYRLQIRPGFTLQDAARIVPYLKSLGVDWIYLSPILTAERGSDHGYDVTDPSAVDPDRGGPEGLLAASAAAREAGMGVLVDIVPNHVGVATPVQNPWWWSLLKEGRQSRYAQAFDVDWDFGGGRVRIPVLGDDSDVDALQIRDGELRYYDHRFPLAEGTFTAGDPTADDPREVHDRQHYELIGWRRADTDLNYRRFFAVNSLAGIRVELPEVFDEAHAEVARWFREGLVDGLRIDHPDGLADPEGYLRRLRDVTGGSYLLIEKILEPGEALPAGFQCEGTTGYDALADVDRVFVDAAGQGQLDALDAELRGGQAADYEEMIHGTKRRITDGILHAEMLRLARLVPAGAGGDQDTAADALSEIIAAFPVYRSYLPDGADVLREACALAARRRPDLGEAIGTLLPLLLDADAELGIRFQQTSGMVMAKGVEDTAFFRYTRLGTLTEVGADPTEFALTPEEFHTRMARRQAELPLSMTTLSTHDTKRSEDTRARISVLAELAPQWQASLRRLQALAPLPDGPLSNLLWQAIAGVWPADRDRLQSYARKAAREAGNSTNWIDPDEAFEAKLAAAVDACFDDPAVTAELESLAGLLAPYGAVNALGAKLVQLTMPGVPDVYQGTEFWDRSLTDPDNRRPFDFGARQRALAALDAGERPASYLDEEAKLLVTSRALRLRRDRPELFTGYAPVTATGAAAGHLLGFDRGSGTAPGAITLATRLPRGLEQRGGWQDTAIRLAAAMTDELTGRTHGPGPVAAGDILRDYPVALLVPAA from the coding sequence GTGAGGACGCCGGCCTCGACGTACCGGCTGCAGATCCGGCCCGGCTTCACGCTGCAGGATGCCGCGCGGATCGTGCCCTACCTGAAATCGCTGGGCGTGGACTGGATCTACCTCTCGCCCATCCTGACGGCGGAACGGGGCTCGGACCACGGTTACGACGTCACCGATCCCTCCGCCGTCGACCCGGACCGAGGCGGCCCGGAGGGCCTGCTGGCGGCATCGGCGGCGGCACGGGAGGCCGGCATGGGCGTGCTGGTCGACATCGTGCCCAACCACGTGGGTGTCGCGACCCCGGTGCAGAACCCGTGGTGGTGGTCCCTGCTGAAGGAGGGGCGGCAGTCCCGCTACGCACAGGCGTTCGACGTCGACTGGGACTTTGGCGGCGGCCGCGTCCGCATCCCCGTGCTGGGCGACGACTCGGACGTGGACGCGCTGCAGATCCGTGACGGCGAGCTGCGCTACTACGACCACCGGTTTCCGCTGGCCGAGGGCACCTTCACCGCAGGTGACCCTACTGCCGACGATCCCCGCGAGGTCCACGACCGGCAGCACTATGAGCTGATCGGCTGGCGCCGGGCGGACACGGACCTGAACTACCGCCGGTTCTTTGCCGTCAACAGCCTTGCCGGGATCCGGGTGGAACTGCCCGAAGTCTTCGACGAGGCCCACGCGGAGGTGGCGCGCTGGTTCCGGGAAGGACTCGTGGACGGGCTGCGGATCGACCACCCGGACGGCCTCGCCGATCCGGAAGGCTACCTGCGCCGGCTGCGCGACGTGACCGGCGGCAGCTACCTGCTGATCGAGAAGATCCTGGAACCCGGAGAGGCCCTGCCGGCCGGTTTCCAGTGCGAGGGCACCACCGGCTACGACGCCCTCGCGGACGTGGACCGGGTGTTCGTCGACGCTGCCGGCCAGGGCCAGCTTGACGCCCTCGACGCCGAACTGCGCGGCGGCCAGGCGGCCGACTATGAGGAGATGATCCACGGGACCAAACGCCGGATCACCGACGGCATCCTGCACGCGGAAATGCTGCGGCTGGCCCGGCTGGTCCCCGCCGGCGCCGGCGGGGACCAGGACACCGCGGCGGACGCGCTGTCCGAGATTATTGCCGCGTTCCCGGTCTACCGCAGCTACCTTCCTGACGGCGCCGACGTGCTCCGGGAAGCCTGCGCGCTGGCCGCCCGGCGCCGCCCCGACCTGGGGGAGGCTATCGGCACGCTCCTGCCGCTGCTGCTGGACGCCGACGCCGAACTCGGCATCCGCTTCCAGCAGACCTCGGGCATGGTGATGGCCAAGGGCGTGGAGGACACCGCGTTCTTCCGCTACACCCGTCTGGGCACCCTCACGGAGGTCGGCGCCGACCCGACGGAGTTCGCGCTCACCCCGGAGGAGTTCCACACCAGGATGGCCCGCAGACAGGCCGAGCTTCCGCTGTCCATGACCACGCTGAGCACCCACGACACGAAGCGCAGTGAGGACACCCGCGCCCGGATCTCCGTCCTGGCCGAGCTGGCGCCGCAGTGGCAGGCGTCCCTGCGGCGACTGCAGGCGCTGGCACCCCTGCCCGACGGCCCGCTCAGCAACCTGCTGTGGCAGGCAATCGCGGGGGTCTGGCCGGCGGACCGGGACCGCCTGCAGTCCTACGCCCGGAAAGCGGCCCGGGAAGCCGGGAATTCAACCAACTGGATCGACCCGGACGAGGCCTTCGAAGCGAAGCTGGCCGCCGCCGTCGACGCCTGCTTCGACGACCCGGCCGTGACGGCGGAACTGGAATCGCTCGCGGGCCTGCTGGCCCCGTACGGTGCGGTCAATGCGCTGGGCGCCAAGCTGGTCCAGCTCACCATGCCCGGGGTGCCGGATGTCTATCAGGGCACCGAGTTCTGGGACCGGTCGCTGACCGACCCGGACAACCGGCGTCCGTTCGACTTCGGCGCCCGCCAGCGCGCCCTGGCGGCGCTCGACGCCGGTGAGCGTCCGGCGTCGTACCTTGACGAGGAAGCAAAGCTCCTGGTGACCTCGCGGGCGCTGCGCCTGCGGCGGGACCGGCCGGAACTGTTCACCGGGTACGCCCCGGTGACCGCCACGGGTGCCGCCGCCGGGCACCTGCTCGGCTTTGACCGCGGCTCCGGCACGGCCCCCGGCGCGATCACGCTCGCCACCCGGCTGCCCCGCGGACTCGAACAGCGCGGCGGCTGGCAGGACACCGCCATCCGGCTCGCCGCCGCCATGACCGATGAACTGACCGGCCGGACGCACGGCCCGGGCCCGGTGGCGGCGGGGGATATCCTGCGGGACTACCCGGTGGCCCTCCTCGTGCCGGCCGCCTGA
- a CDS encoding inositol-3-phosphate synthase, producing MSSHPIRVAIVGVGNCAASLVQGVEYYKDADPKATIPGLMHVEFGQYHVGDVEFVAAFDVDGKKVGQDLSAAILASENNTIKIADVPPTGVTVQRGHTLDGLGKYYLETIEQSPEEPVDVVQALKDAKVDVMVCYLPVGSQEAAEFYAQCAIDAGVAFVNALPVFIAGTKEWADKFTAAGVPIVGDDIKSQIGATITHRVMAKLFEDRGVTLDRTYQLNVGGNMDFKNMLERDRLESKKISKTQAVTSNVEAELAAKDVHIGPSDYVQWLDDRKWAFVRLEGRNFGDAPVSLEYKLEVWDSPNSAGVIIDAIRAAKIGLDRGIGGPLLSASSYFMKSPPEQFNDDLAREKVEAFIRGDLER from the coding sequence GTGTCTTCACATCCGATTCGTGTTGCAATCGTCGGCGTAGGTAACTGCGCCGCTTCGCTGGTCCAGGGCGTCGAGTACTACAAGGACGCCGACCCCAAGGCCACGATTCCGGGCCTGATGCACGTGGAGTTCGGCCAGTACCACGTCGGCGACGTCGAGTTCGTCGCCGCGTTCGACGTCGACGGCAAGAAGGTCGGCCAGGACCTCTCCGCCGCCATCCTGGCCAGCGAAAACAACACCATCAAAATCGCCGACGTCCCGCCGACCGGGGTCACCGTCCAGCGCGGCCACACCCTGGACGGCCTTGGCAAGTACTACCTCGAGACCATCGAGCAGTCCCCGGAGGAGCCGGTCGACGTCGTCCAGGCCCTCAAGGACGCCAAGGTTGACGTCATGGTCTGCTACCTGCCGGTCGGTTCCCAGGAAGCCGCGGAGTTCTACGCCCAGTGCGCGATCGACGCCGGCGTGGCGTTCGTCAACGCCCTGCCCGTCTTCATTGCCGGGACCAAGGAGTGGGCGGACAAGTTCACCGCCGCCGGCGTCCCGATCGTGGGCGATGACATCAAGAGCCAGATCGGCGCCACCATCACGCACCGCGTCATGGCCAAGCTGTTCGAGGACCGCGGCGTCACCCTGGACCGCACGTACCAGCTGAACGTCGGCGGCAACATGGACTTCAAGAACATGCTGGAACGCGACCGGCTCGAGTCCAAGAAGATCTCCAAGACGCAGGCCGTCACCTCCAACGTCGAGGCCGAGCTCGCCGCCAAGGACGTCCACATCGGCCCGTCCGACTACGTCCAGTGGCTCGATGACCGCAAGTGGGCCTTCGTCCGCCTCGAGGGCCGCAACTTCGGCGACGCCCCCGTGTCCCTGGAATACAAGCTGGAAGTCTGGGACTCGCCCAACTCCGCCGGCGTGATCATCGACGCCATCCGCGCCGCCAAGATCGGCCTGGACCGCGGCATCGGCGGCCCGCTGCTCTCCGCCTCAAGCTACTTCATGAAGTCCCCGCCGGAGCAGTTCAACGACGACCTCGCCCGCGAAAAGGTCGAGGCCTTCATCCGCGGCGACCTGGAGCGCTAG
- the mgrA gene encoding L-glyceraldehyde 3-phosphate reductase gives MTYMAADSRYDTMPYRRVGRSGLKLPAISLGLWHNFGDDKPFEVQRAILRRAFDLGVTHFDLANNYGPPYGSAETNFGRHLKDDFAPYRDELVISSKAGYDMWPGPYGNFGSRKYLLASLDQSLNRMGLDYVDIFYSHRPDPETPLEETMGALDQAVRSGRALYAGISSYTPEQTLEAARILKDLGTPLLIHQPSYSMLNRWTENGSPNLYETLEQVGAGSIAFSPLAQGMLTDRYLTGIPAGSRAAQHKSLDEGMISEENLARVRGLQQIAQGRGQTLAQMAIAWILREQGKGASVTSALVGASSVAQLEDTLAATNNLEFTADELTAIDEFAVESDINLWAQK, from the coding sequence ATGACTTATATGGCAGCGGACTCCCGCTACGACACCATGCCCTACCGCCGTGTGGGGCGCAGCGGCCTGAAACTCCCGGCCATCTCGCTGGGCCTGTGGCACAACTTCGGCGATGACAAGCCGTTCGAGGTCCAGCGCGCCATCCTGCGCCGCGCCTTCGACCTCGGCGTCACCCACTTTGACCTCGCCAACAACTACGGCCCGCCCTACGGCAGCGCCGAAACCAACTTCGGCCGCCACCTCAAGGACGACTTCGCCCCGTACCGCGACGAACTCGTCATTTCCAGCAAGGCCGGCTACGACATGTGGCCGGGCCCCTACGGCAACTTCGGCTCCCGCAAGTACCTGCTGGCCAGCCTGGACCAGTCCCTGAACCGGATGGGCCTGGACTACGTCGACATCTTCTACAGCCACCGTCCGGACCCCGAAACGCCGCTGGAAGAGACCATGGGCGCGCTGGACCAGGCCGTGCGCTCCGGCCGGGCACTCTACGCCGGCATTTCGTCCTACACCCCGGAGCAGACCCTCGAGGCGGCGCGGATCCTGAAGGACCTCGGCACCCCGCTGCTGATCCACCAGCCCAGCTACTCCATGCTGAACCGCTGGACCGAGAACGGCAGCCCCAACCTCTACGAGACGCTGGAGCAGGTGGGTGCCGGGTCCATCGCATTCTCGCCGCTGGCGCAGGGCATGCTCACCGACCGCTACCTCACGGGGATCCCCGCCGGGTCCCGCGCCGCGCAGCACAAGTCGCTGGACGAAGGCATGATCAGCGAGGAGAACCTCGCCCGCGTCCGCGGGCTGCAGCAGATCGCGCAGGGCCGCGGGCAGACGCTCGCCCAGATGGCCATCGCCTGGATTCTCCGCGAACAGGGCAAGGGCGCCTCCGTCACGTCGGCGCTGGTCGGCGCGTCCAGCGTCGCCCAGCTCGAGGACACCCTCGCCGCCACGAACAACCTGGAGTTCACCGCCGATGAGCTGACGGCGATCGACGAGTTCGCCGTCGAATCCGACATCAACCTGTGGGCGCAGAAGTAG
- a CDS encoding formate--tetrahydrofolate ligase: MSETTTAGNTVPSDLEIAQRAVMQPIGQIAAAAGINPDALELYGPYKAKIDPARLQAPAGAPAHTPGKVVLVSAMSPTPAGEGKSTTTVGLADSLARAGHKVMIALREPSLGPILGMKGGATGGGYSQVLPMDQINLHFTGDFHAITSANNALMALVDNHIFQGNELNIDPRRMTFKRVLDMNDRSLREVVIGLGGPAQGVPRQDGFDITVASEIMAVFCLATDLNDLRERLGRITFGYTYDRRPVTVADLGVQGALTMLLKDAIKPNLVQTIAGTPALVHGGPFANIAHGCNSLIATQTARSLADIVVTEAGFGADLGAEKYMDIKARMADVAPSAVVLVATVRALKMHGGVAKDLLKEPNVEALAAGVANLQRHIRNVEKFGIVPVVAVNKFATDTAEELDWLLEWCAAEGVQAAVADVWGRGGGGDGGDELAAKVAAAIDAPHGFRHLYPLDMPIEDKIRTIVQEVYGADGVDFSVPALKRLAEIEKNGWSGMPVCMAKTQYSFTDDATRLGAPKGFTVHVRDLIPKTGAGFIVALTGAVMTMPGLPKVPAAMRMDVDAAGNPTGLF; encoded by the coding sequence ATGTCTGAGACCACCACCGCCGGAAACACCGTCCCCAGCGACCTTGAGATTGCCCAGCGGGCCGTGATGCAGCCGATCGGGCAGATCGCGGCGGCGGCCGGCATCAACCCCGATGCGCTGGAGCTCTACGGACCCTACAAGGCCAAGATCGATCCGGCCCGGCTGCAGGCCCCGGCCGGCGCCCCGGCGCACACGCCCGGAAAAGTGGTGCTCGTCTCGGCGATGTCCCCCACCCCGGCCGGTGAGGGGAAGTCCACCACCACGGTGGGGCTCGCGGATTCCCTGGCCCGGGCCGGGCACAAGGTGATGATCGCGCTGCGGGAGCCCTCGCTCGGGCCCATCCTGGGCATGAAGGGCGGCGCCACCGGCGGCGGCTACTCCCAGGTCCTCCCGATGGACCAGATCAACCTGCACTTCACCGGCGACTTCCACGCCATCACGTCGGCGAACAACGCCCTCATGGCCCTCGTGGACAACCACATCTTCCAGGGCAACGAGCTGAACATCGATCCGCGGCGGATGACGTTCAAGCGGGTCCTGGACATGAACGACCGCTCCCTGCGCGAGGTCGTGATCGGTCTCGGCGGTCCGGCCCAGGGCGTCCCGCGGCAGGACGGGTTCGACATCACGGTGGCCTCGGAGATCATGGCGGTGTTCTGCCTCGCCACGGACCTGAACGATCTGCGCGAACGGCTGGGCCGGATCACCTTCGGCTACACCTACGACCGCCGGCCGGTCACCGTGGCCGACCTCGGGGTCCAGGGCGCCCTGACCATGCTGCTCAAGGACGCCATCAAACCCAACCTCGTGCAGACCATCGCCGGCACCCCAGCCCTCGTGCACGGCGGCCCGTTCGCCAACATCGCCCACGGCTGCAACTCCCTCATCGCCACCCAGACGGCCCGCAGCCTGGCCGACATCGTGGTGACGGAGGCGGGCTTCGGCGCCGACCTTGGCGCCGAAAAGTACATGGACATCAAGGCGCGGATGGCCGACGTCGCCCCCTCCGCCGTCGTCCTCGTCGCGACCGTCCGGGCCCTCAAGATGCACGGCGGCGTCGCGAAGGACCTGCTCAAGGAACCCAACGTGGAGGCGCTGGCCGCCGGCGTCGCCAATCTTCAGCGGCACATCCGCAACGTCGAAAAATTCGGGATCGTCCCGGTGGTGGCGGTCAATAAGTTCGCCACGGACACCGCCGAGGAACTGGACTGGCTGCTCGAGTGGTGCGCCGCGGAGGGCGTCCAGGCCGCGGTGGCCGACGTCTGGGGCCGCGGCGGAGGCGGCGACGGCGGGGACGAGCTCGCGGCGAAGGTGGCGGCGGCGATCGATGCCCCGCACGGCTTCCGGCACCTGTACCCGCTGGACATGCCCATCGAGGACAAGATCCGCACCATCGTGCAGGAGGTTTACGGCGCCGACGGCGTGGACTTCTCGGTCCCGGCCCTCAAGCGGCTGGCCGAGATCGAGAAGAACGGCTGGTCCGGGATGCCCGTGTGTATGGCGAAAACCCAATACTCCTTCACCGACGACGCCACCCGGCTCGGCGCCCCCAAGGGCTTCACCGTCCACGTCCGCGACCTCATTCCCAAGACCGGCGCCGGTTTCATCGTCGCCCTCACCGGCGCCGTCATGACCATGCCGGGCCTGCCCAAGGTCCCGGCCGCGATGCGCATGGACGTCGACGCCGCGGGCAACCCCACCGGCCTCTTCTAA